The sequence ttaaaatctaatcatAGCTAATGACAATTCAGACTATATGAAGAATTGCCAGCTTTGATTCTTATAATTctcataattttattctttcagTAGATTAAAGAACTTTTTACAAACTATTCACTGTaaaattctttcaaatctaacatgttaattttaaatgtatgAGATTGGATTAATTCTTACACTTCAAAcctttaaaatttgatttaagttaatttattaaaaaatagctaTAATAATATAGCACGAatgcatttttttataaatgtaagaaataaggataaataataaaaagtatgtgtaataatatatttaaacttttttattataatttaaattaatttgattaaatataaattaaatgaatgaaaaaattataaattcaattaacaTATTTGAATTTAGATTCAACGAATACTAAAATGACTAGAACGGATGATTtgattaattagatttttacttttaaaaatttgttagAATCTCTTAGTGTAGTGGGATCACTGACAATTTCTTGTGATCAAAGTATacttttttaatctaatttattgGATTCAATTATGAAGTAAACatatcttattttcttattgtacAATTGAAATGTCATCAAAATATACTACTAATTTATCAGtaattatatgtaaataaaaaaggttaaacagtcaataatttaaatttaatttgatttcaatagaattcaaaatctccATTCAAACGTAAGCAAAACTCAATAAtcatgaaaaaaagaaagaaaggaagatgATAGAATTTAGCAATCCACAGATCTTGAAACCTTCTAATTCTAACATACGTACAAGGgtcaaaaaagaagaagaagaagaagagggaaAGAGAAGCAGGTGACCGACACCAATAATGGATAAGTAATGAGGATAAGGTTATCTCATAATTGGATGACAGCAATTTGGTGGATGCAACcttcaaaaaaatcaaaatacaccacttttgctttcaattattattatcaccgGCGACAGTAAACGGTGCCATTCATTAAAAGTCACCTTCATATGTAATTTTCAGTCCCATTTGGAAGCCACATCACTCTTTCATTGGCTGCATGCACCCATCGAAacaaattcaattatataaaaagaatacattACATCAAagtctttttcatttattaaatttgaaattaaattatattgcaTGACAGGATAGCTTTAACTAATATATACCCTCGGATTTCATGtcataaatacatatataaaagaattatatagaTTAGGTATCAGAATAGTAAATtctatatcttttaaatccatattttaaaaaaatataatatttataaaaaaataaatttaactaataaaataaatatacaattacgtaattttaataaactatatagtatttagtttagttaattattttattttttaattttgagcATAAATGTTAGTTTAaaggatgaaaaagaaaaaagaaaacagactGCATCCAACACATCATGTAATTTGCACAAATTATTTAGGTagtagaataaaagaaaattgttagCATAATCTATGCATGCGCACTTTGTGTTTatcaaattagtttttatttaattaatattaccataaaaataaaaaataaaaaaaccatGTACTAGAATTACTAGATTCCCCACCCTAATAAATACACACAGTaaggtaataataataataaataaaaaggaactCATGTTTGTATTTGACTTTATGCGGAGGAAAGTCATAGAACATGGGCTATGCCGATGAGAGCATGCCCATGTTACATGTACCTTTCTTCCTCCAACCACATATATAAGTATGCCAATACCACAGAAAGCAAAGCATCAGCACACGCTATCCCACACCAGGTGGCACTCTTTACTACGATCTCTTTTTGTCTCAAAACATCAAAAGTTTACAAGTTCAGTGGCTGTCCTGAAACCTCTTTCTCACTAGCAAATTGACACTGGTCATTCATTCACAAGGTAAatcttttgtatatttttgctcttttcgttaattttcttgttcttaatctagaaaaatatacatttctgtCGCAGGCACAGATATGGGTGATTTATCAAGATTTGGACAatggtgttattttttagtttatatgCTTTTACTGCTCAAAATAGAAGGAGCTAGCATTCCTATTACTATTGTTGAGACTGCTAAAGCTAGAGGAGCTGgtgagatttcttttttttttttttttttgttctcttgcaagatcttttcttttttccaaaaaaGTTTCTTTCTGTCaggaaatgaaatgaaatttcTCTTGTGTTTCTGTTTATATAGTTTGTTTGGATGGAAGTCCACCAGCTTATCACTATGATAAGGGATATGGTACTGGTGCCAACAACTGGATTGTTCACATGGAGGTAGATAATAAATCTAAGTTACTTGCAGTTCGTTATTTCATAATGATGTTTGCAgtggtattattttttatgggtGAACTTTAATGGTGACGTACACATACAGGGAGGAGGATGGTGTGATGATCTTGAGAGCTGTTCTCAAAGAAAGGACACATACAAAGGTTCATCACTAAAAATGGAGAAGACCATGGGTTTCTCTGGCATACTAGGGGGCAAGCAATCAGCTAATCCCGGTacaacccttttctttttccttttattggATTGTTGGTTTAGATCTACATGTGTATATTGCttcatttgatttttaaagtAGTATATTGATcggttgttttttttttcctttgtttgAATATGTAGATTTCTACAACTGGAATAGAATTAAGATCAAGTACTGTGATGGATCATCCTTTACTGGCGATGTTGAAGTAGTTGATGCTGTAAGATAACTGAAATATATCGATTTCATTGAATATTTCAGagtccctttttcttttttcactttgtAGATCTGAAAGATGTATTTGTATACTTACGtgtgttaattaattttttctggGTCAGAAAACTAACCTTCACTTCAGAGGAGAAAGGATTTGGCAAGCTGTTATTGATGATCTATTGGCAAAAGGGATGAGAAATGCTCAAAATGTAACTCTCCTTCAATGaaagtttcttcttcttttcctcctttatttttcttttttctttttaaagaacttGTTTGGAAATTTCATTGACAGGCCATTCTTTCCGGTTGTTCTGCTGGTGGATTGGCTGCTATTTTGCATTGCGACAAATTCCGGTCTCTCCTGCCTGCAAGTGCTAGAGTTAAATGTGTGTCTGATGCTGGTTTCTTCATTCATGGGTAAGGCCTTATTTTTTAGATCTGTGTTAAAAGTGATATCTCGTATGATCACATATGTTCCTCACAATTTTAACACTCTTAATGTTGTTTCTCAGGAAGGATGTCGCTGGAGGGCGTCACATTGAGAACTTCTTCGGAAGCGTAGTTAGATTACACGTACCTCCTTCTCGCTCCCTCCATCAGAACATTATTAGAAAGAAGGTTTCATTTGATTTCAATTGGAACTTCTAATTCCGacatcaatttcttttacagGGATCGGCAAAGAGCTTACCTGCATCATGCACCGCAAAAATGAGACCTGAGTTGGTAAGTTTTGTCCCTTTTGTTAGTGATATTATAGAACTCTCGATTGATTGTGTTTCGTTCTCACTAATAATTCTTTGTAATGTTGCAGTGTTTCTTCCCACAATACGTAGCTCAGACTATGCGAACACCGCTTTTTCTCATCAATTCAGCCTATGATTCCTGGCAGGTTCGCAAATTTACAGCttctcataaataaataaaaagcacCAATTTCTTGATAATACTTGCTTATTGCACAATTCTGCCTTTCTCATTGGACTTGAATAACGAAAGGAATATATTACAGTATTATCTTAATTCGATATAGCTAGTTGCATTCTTAAATTCCAGATATAAAATCATTCTACTAATGATAAGAATATTACAGCTGGGTGTGTTATGTTTGCTTGCTACGTTCTTAAAAAATGTTTCAATGTGCTTTTGGGTACATGCCTCTGTTTTCTTGTTTAATCATTCAATTCATCACCTCTGTTCAGATTAAGAATGTTTTGGCACCCAGCGCTGTTGATAAAAAGGGAAGCTGGAAGAGCTGCAAACTCGACTTAAAGAAGTGCTCAGCTGCTCAACTTCAGACTGTGCAAGGTGATTGACTGTCAAAGCCTGTTATACTCGCCTCGAGCAATAACCCGTTGATCTACTTTAAGACATTATCAGTTTTTGGTCAAACCAAACTATTAAAAAAGCATCTCCGTTTATCACTTTAATCTTGACCCTTTCTGGTTGGTTATCCGCAGATTTCAGGACACAATTCATCGGTGCCTTGAGTGGTGGGGTTACCAACAAACCAGCAAATGGGTATTTCATAAATTCTTGCTATGCACACTGCCAGTCTGGATCATTGGCTACATGGTTGGCTGATAAGTCTCCAGTTGTGAGCAATACGGTATAACCACAACTCTTCATTTTCAAGTCATCCTTTTAGTTAATTGATACATGCTGAATGATTTCTATATTTTGCAGAAAATTGGAAAGGCGGTTGGAGATTGGTTTTACGACCGAGCTACATTCCAAAAGATCGATTGTCCTTATCCTTGCAACCCCACCTGCGTTAAAATTGATTCTGATTCATAAGAGCAGCCAGCAGATGTAAATTTACTGCACCAAAATGTTACTGCTGCATAAGCTGATCACCATTATAGTCAGAATGAGCTTTGCGTAAGAGGCTGCTTATGATTATCTTAGTTttcaaagtaaaaaataaaagtgaaagCAGGAATTAAATTGTACTGTTGGGTGTCTGTATCATTATTTATGTAATCACTTCTTACTCTCTGATTAAATTGgaatctaattttaataaagatttatatatatctttctttGCTGGTGAGAATTTTGAGTTTCTATCAGCttctaagaatattttaattgagaaaGTCTCAGCAGCATTTCAGCCATGAATACCTATTGGATCATAGTATCTCAAGTTGGTTAAGCTTTAATTTGTTAGTTCCCATTTTTTGATTGCTTAGAGATACAAATTCAACAAATGAGTGAATTTTAGACAAATCACAAATGTGACAACTGACAACATAGaaacaaatttcaatttaatatctTTGCCTTGGCTTGCAGGTTGACCTGACCGTTGCTAATTCACTTAATTGTTTCgcatgaataataataaaattgacttCATGTCTCTGCAAGATTAATTCATTCGAAATTTACtattatattagaatttttcttttttggatttaaattttttaatatttagtacATAAGCAagtttaattgctaataagtAATGGTCTCTTCTGCCTTAACTAAGATCTAgatttaaactttaaatatgCAGCGCTgcaattaaacttttaaatgaGTGTTTTGTCACTTGTAAGGTTCTTGCTAAACACACTTTTAAGTTAAGTCTAGATGTAtaacaattttaattcttatacaattttgtttctttaatgCTTAACTTATGGTCATAACTTTTAGTAATTCAAGGATTAACTTTTAAAGAACATAAggtaaaaaattagaaaacgaGTTGGTCATAcgattttgagaaaattatttaatgtattttttttaatcaatcaGTTTTAAGAAAACATCATAAATTACTAATCTAAGTTTCTTAAGGCTGTATTATATATGGActcttaaagaaaattaagattcaaaggaccaaaatgatatattttaaaagtataagTACTTTATTAGTTGCCTTAATAATTTTGGTGTGACATTAATGCCATTTATGTTTACATGGGATATGAAAACATCAGCACCACCACCaagaataaaaggaaaagaaaaaagagtagTCAGTAAATGAGGTTATTGCAGATACAGTTTTTGTTACAGATGATTTGTAAGGTCAAAGTTATGTATACAATACATTTCTATACTTCTCAACTTTCCTGTTAACAGTTCAGTTCATGTACACCTGCAGAAAACTAAAGCTAATATGTGTGACAGTGTAAAGATGCTGGCAATCACTAATGTACAATGCTGCATCCTTTTCAATCTGTATCATCACCTTCATTCTCTAGTTTTGAATTCCTGAAAGTGATTTTATCTCCAAATCAGTCCTGTTTGCATTGCCAGAAACCAACAGAGAAACAGCCTCATCAAaactatttcttcttttcttgcaCTCTGATTCTGCGGTCCCTTCTGCCAAAGCCATAAGCTATGTAAGTGAAGGACATGTATGCCACTCTACATTCAGCTGTTTTCCTACAAGTATAAagacagaaaaaagaaaggatagAGGGAGAAAGTATTATCCTGGTGTAGCCTTGTGAGTTTCCTTTTTGCCCTTAATTGGGAATTTAGTTCATCATATAAGAGTAGCATTTTGGGGCGTATCTCACAAGTTCTATGACTATTATTCCCTCAAGAGTTATTCTCACCAGTTCAGTAGTGAAGCAGAACCTGTATAATATCACAGCTCCTTTTGGCAGATTTATAGAGAGAGATGAGAAAGTATTTTGTAGACAAGTTTGTGAAGTGAATCACAGAGCAATGCTTTACAGGTGACTTTTGCTACACTACATTAAGCAGAATCTTGAAAataggaaaacaaaaaaataaaaagaagtactAGTAGTTCCAGAGGGGAAGAGGATGTTCGTAATACTGAAACTGGAaagaattgattttatttataagtaatgaTTGAATACATTAACAATGAGGGAGGACACTCAGCACACAAGTTGGGTGCAATGGTGACATTTGCTTATTTATAAGCCTTAATCAattgtaattttctttctttcttttcttttctccataCTGAAGCTAATGATATAATTTTGACTaacaaaaaattgaaatgagATGAATTTCAGGGAAGTAAATCTATACTTCTGGGTTATCTCGAGGATTTAAACCATTATTGGAGCAGGTCGGATTGCAAGGGTAAGGACAATCTATCTTCTGGAATGGAATCCTGTCATAAAACCAATCTCCAACTGCCTTTGCAATTTTCTGCATGATACATTTTCAGaaatgaaaacaaataaaCTTTTATCAG comes from Ricinus communis isolate WT05 ecotype wild-type chromosome 5, ASM1957865v1, whole genome shotgun sequence and encodes:
- the LOC8280115 gene encoding pectin acetylesterase 7, producing MGDLSRFGQWCYFLVYMLLLLKIEGASIPITIVETAKARGAVCLDGSPPAYHYDKGYGTGANNWIVHMEGGGWCDDLESCSQRKDTYKGSSLKMEKTMGFSGILGGKQSANPDFYNWNRIKIKYCDGSSFTGDVEVVDAKTNLHFRGERIWQAVIDDLLAKGMRNAQNAILSGCSAGGLAAILHCDKFRSLLPASARVKCVSDAGFFIHGKDVAGGRHIENFFGSVVRLHGSAKSLPASCTAKMRPELCFFPQYVAQTMRTPLFLINSAYDSWQIKNVLAPSAVDKKGSWKSCKLDLKKCSAAQLQTVQDFRTQFIGALSGGVTNKPANGYFINSCYAHCQSGSLATWLADKSPVVSNTKIGKAVGDWFYDRATFQKIDCPYPCNPTCVKIDSDS